The following are encoded together in the Cicer arietinum cultivar CDC Frontier isolate Library 1 chromosome 2, Cicar.CDCFrontier_v2.0, whole genome shotgun sequence genome:
- the LOC101492728 gene encoding uncharacterized protein has protein sequence MFTEGLDETAIQWINRGSSQLQAEEEELQNQTRSPLLPRSPLFTNISNSLTPKSPSLPPLKFHSSLLPPRNLTFGFNDHDYANTLTDDESVSSLPDPSAETDYYQDEEDRLLDSLDTPIAHCYDEDQLFGFRVAIKPKTLKPTRILRKGLANENLTIQLPNSVSARRFTDGELGFNNSVQKKITPCGTGRGVQFQNLSNVNNDPVELATPSAPPIIDCQADLPYSEGSVANEVDETTLHHRSWPSRESVNCEGERSECSIEQKPDIVADERQETSSTHDIERPTPHLQYHNTSGCNSQQAWQTLITYDACIRLCLQAWARGCTEAPEFLKDECLALRSAFGLHEFLLQPRGIKATEGSTRNSEQTIPLKTKKVVGKIRVEVKKLRIIQRRKLKSTFSNRGSMYKQAGMEYVRHVSSLVKSGINSMKSASFSATAEEPLYCLIQLKSATEENASELCSAIFLRPGSGDYHDFFPLSQGDALLVEVQDSKKAVHGEARIPISYLNDNPSDRIRWWPINHDDNECVGKIQLSIGSTMTSDDNNHIKSAPVVETQAYDILLEGAMSAQRFHSGNLRLNGPWKWLLDAFADYYGVSNSYSKLRYLLQVMNVATPTKDCLELVKELLDPLMKARSERSLTRQERSILLDCETQIERLLATVFENYKSLDENSPTGLTDHFGPASDSAAPALHPALQVYSSLHDILSTDAQTILQNYLQTAARKRCRKHMMETDEFVSSTSESYLMDTITISTAYLKMKNLCNSIRNEIQADIKINSHHTVHGQHIFPSSIDLANITAAIYSTELCKRLKTFLSAWPPSNPQQHVNELLVATADFERDLESWNISSVQGGVDSRNLFHNYIVVWIQDMQLSSLDLCKAEKVPWAGVTTNHSTSPFAEKMYENIKDNLIQYEVVISRWPQYSLYLENAVANVERAIVKSLEKQYSDILTPLKDSIPQRLHLQVQKLARRQSATVQLVPSQLGIFLNTIKRILDVLHCRVEDILNSWASCLPVMGDKKLFGEQMNGITVLLRTRYKTYLQAIIGNLVNNIQANKSTRLKKILEETREADGEAEVRERMQLLNSLLVDFISNIHEVFTSQLFIAICRGLWDRMGQIVLKFLEGRKENRIWYNGSCYALGILDDTFASQMQRLRGNALQEKDIEPPRSVIEARSILCKDTTNATDPSTYFYI, from the exons atGTTCACTGAAGGCCTCGACGAAACCGCTATCCAATGGATCAATCGT GGATCATCGCAACTACAAGCTGAAGAAGAAGAGCTTCAAAATCAAACACGCTCTCCTCTCCTTCCAAGATCTCCTCTTTTCACCAACATTTCCAATTCTCTCACTCCAAAGTCTCCTTCTCTTCCTCCTCTTAAATTTCACTCTTCTTTGCTTCCACCACGTAACCTCACTTTCGGATTCAATGATCACGATTATGCTAACACTCTCACTGATGATGAAAGTGTTTCTTCATTGCCTGATCCTTCTGCTGAAACTGACTATTATCAAGACGAAGAAGATAGACTTCTTGACTCATTGGACACTCCAATTGCACACTGCTATGATGAGGATCAATTGTTTGGATTTCGTGTTGCTATtaaacctaaaaccctaaaacctacTCGAATTTTGAGGAAAGGTTTAGCCAATGAAAACCTAACTATTCAACTTCCTAATAGTGTTAGTGCTAGGAGATTCACAGATGGAGAATTAGGTTTTAACAACTCTGTTCAAAAGAAAATTACTCCATGTGGAACTGGAAGAGGTGTTCAGTTTCAAAATTTGAGTAATGTGAATAATGATCCAGTTGAATTGGCTACTCCAAGTGCTCCTCCTATTATTGATTGTCAAGCTGATCTTCCTTATTCCGAAGGCTCCGTAGCGAATGAAGTTGATGAAACAACTCTGCACCATAGATCTTGGCCTTCCAGAGAATCTGTGAACTGTGAAGGGGAAAGAAGTGAGTGTTCAATTGAACAAAAACCTGATATTGTTGCTGATGAAAG ACAGGAAACAAGTTCTACACACGACATAGAAAGGCCGACTCCTCACTTGCAATATCACAACACCAG CGGTTGCAATAGTCAACAGGCCTGGCAAACCCTTATCACTTATGACGCATGCATTCGTCTATGCCTGCAAGCATGGGCAAGAGGCTGTACTGAGGCACCGGAGTTTCTAAAAGATGAGTGTCTGGCTCTTCGAAGTGCATTTGG ATTGCATGAGTTCTTGTTGCAACCTCGAGGTATAAAGGCAACTGAAGGCAGTACAAGGAATTCAGAACAAACAATACCTCTCAAGACGAAGAAGGTTGTAGGAAAAATAAGAGTGGAAG TGAAGAAACTTCGTATTATACAAAGGCGAAAGCTTAAGAGTACTTTTTCAAACCGAGGATCAATGTATAAGCAAGCTGGAATGGAGTACGTCCGGCATGTTTCATCTCTTGTGAAAAGTGGTATAAATTCAATGAAGTCAGCATCATTCTCAGCGACAGCAGAAG AGCCATTGTATTGTTTGATCCAACTCAAGAGTGCAACAGAAGAAAATGCATCAGAGTTGTGTTCTGCAATTTTTCTTCGCCCTGGAAGTGGAGATTATCATGATTT TTTTCCATTGAGCCAAGGAGATGCTTTACTTGTAGAAGTCCAAGATTCTAAGAAGGCGGTTCATGGTGAAGCCAGGATTCCAATTTCATACCTCAATGATAATCCT AGTGACAGAATTCGGTGGTGGCCAATAAATCATGATGATAATGAATGTGTTGGCAAGATCCAACTATCCATTGGAAGTACAATGACTAGTGATGACAACAATCATATAAAG AGTGCTCCTGTTGTGGAAACTCAAGCTTACGATATATTGTTGGAGGGTGCAATGAGTGCACAGCGTTTCCACTCTGGAAACTTGCGGCTAAATGGGCCATGGAAATGGTTGTTAGATGCTTTTGCCGACTACTATGGAGTTTCCAATTCATATTCTAAATTGAG ATATCTATTACAGGTGATGAATGTAGCAACTCCAACCAAGGACTGCCTAGAGCTTGTGAAAGAGTTGCTTGATCCCCTAATGAAGGCCAGAAGTGAGAGGAGTCTGACCAGGCAAGAG AGAAGTATACTTTTGGATTGTGAAACTCAAATCGAAAGACTACTAGCGACTGTTTTTGAGAATTACAAATCGCTTGATGAGAACTCGCCAACAGGTTTAACCGATCATTTCGGTCCAGCATCTGATTCTGCAGCACCAGCTCTACATCCTGCTCTACAGGTCTACAGTAGTCTTCATGATATATTATCTACAGATGCTCAAACTATTCTACAGAACTATCTGCAG ACTGCAGCAAGAAAAAGGTGTAGAAAACACATGATGGAGACTGATGAATTTGTTTCAAGCACCTCTGAAAGTTACCTAATGGACACCATTACCATCTCAACAGCATACCTGAAGATGAAAAACCTTTGTAATTCTATAAGGAATGAAATTCAGGCAGACATAAAGATCAACAGCCATCATACAGTCCACGGCCAGCATATTTTTCCCAG TTCAATTGACCTGGCAAACATCACAGCAGCCATTTATAGCACAGAGCTGTGTAAACGACTGAAAACTTTCCTTTCTGCATGGCCACCATCAAATCCACAGCAACATGTGAATGAGCTTCTAGTAGCAACTGCAGACTTTGAACGGGATCTTGAGTCATGGAATATAAG TTCTGTGCAGGGAGGTGTAGACTCGAGAAATTTGTTCCACAACTACATTGTGGTTTGGATACAAGATATGCAACTTAGTTCACTTGATCTTTGTAAAGCAGAAAAG GTTCCATGGGCTGGAGTAACAACAAACCATTCCACCTCCCCATTTGCTGAGAAAATGTATGAAAACATTAAAGACAACCTAATCCAGTACGAAGTGGTAATCAGTAGATGGCCTCAATACTCGCTGTATTTGGAAAAT GCTGTTGCAAATGTTGAAAGGGCAATTGTGAAATCGCTTGAAAAACAGTACAGTGACATTTTAACTCCTTTGAAAGATAGCATACCACAGAGACTTCACTTGCAAGTTCAAAAGCTAGCAAGAAGACAATCAGCTACTGTTCAATTGGTTCCTAGCCAA TTGGGAATATTCTTGAACACCATCAAGAGAATTCTTGATGTCCTTCATTGTAGAGTGGAAGACATCCTAAATTCATGGGCATCCTGTCTACCTGTCATGGGAGATAAGAAGTTGTTTGGGGAGCAAATGAATGGAATAACCGTGCTATTGAGAACTAGATACAAAACTTATTTGCAAGCAATAATAGGGAATCTTGTCAACAAT ATTCAAGCTAATAAGAGCACACGGCTGAAAAAGATCCTTGAGGAAACAAGAGAAGCAGATGGAGAGGCAGAAGTTCGTGAAAGAATGCAGCTGTTGAATTCACTTCTTGTTGACTTCATCTCCAACATTCATGAGGTCTTTACCAGCCAACTCTTTATAGCAATATGTCGTGGATTGTGGGACAGAATGGGACAG attgttttgaaatttctagaaggaaggaaagaaaataggATATGGTACAATGGGTCTTGCTACGCTCTTGGA ATATTGGATGACACATTTGCTTCCCAGATGCAAAGATTAAGAGGAAATGCATTGCAAGAGAAAGATATTGAGCCTCCTCGCTCAGTAATTGAAGCCCGATCTATTCTTTGTAAAGACACAACAAATGCAACTGATCCATCCACTTACTTCTACATATAG